A part of Zonotrichia leucophrys gambelii isolate GWCS_2022_RI chromosome 7, RI_Zleu_2.0, whole genome shotgun sequence genomic DNA contains:
- the ASDURF gene encoding ASNSD1 upstream open reading frame protein, translated as MSGRPPRQEDGDSAALRHKEELSRRIKEQKVVVDELSNLKKNRKVYKQQPNSNIFFLADRTEMLSQSKNTLDELKKAHQELENSEKAKIKK; from the exons ATGTCGGGCCGGCCGCCGCGGCAGGAGGATGGGGACAGCGCGGCGCTGCGCCACAAGGAGGAGCTGAGCCGAAGG ATTAAAGAGCAGAAGGTTGTAGTCGATGAGCTTTCTAATTTGAAGAAGAACCGG aaagtTTATAAGCAGCAACCCAACAGCAACATATTCTTCCTTGCAGACCGGACAGAAATGCTGTCTCAGTCCAAAA ACACATTAGATGAATTAAAGAAGGCACATCAGGAGctggaaaattcagaaaaggCTAAAATCAAGAAGTAG
- the ASNSD1 gene encoding asparagine synthetase domain-containing protein 1, producing MCGICCVVTLCSQRAIHDFLSEDILCHLRRRGPDSSQELIKTVSDLSYQCLFSGHVLHMRGLVTPQPLEDASNNVFLWNGEIFSGVHVGNLENDTEVVFHHLASCSSEMDILSLFSSLQGPWAFIYYEAGSHSLWFGRDYFGRRSLLWQFSNEVDRAFCLSSVSGCSESGSQWQEVPASGIFKIDLKACAATKSLSLTWFPWKYSCREKAVEETCINVLDQVSKDLPNHVHLVLNESKLCLRAPVIPLNKTVSKASGACPSSNFSNINGVVSVETLQEFLAEEHKKNLACQFIDVLNEAVKRRVLCLCRDPDQITREVPSMSHKRAHIAVLFSGGIDSMVLAALADKHVPLEEPIDLLNVAFMMKEQAKHRGTTKRQTGHEVQLHLLCAQESSQDAAADTGTPSSCFDVPDRITGRAGLKELEAINPSRTWNFVEINVTLEELKKMRKERINYLIYPLDTVLDDSIGCAIWFASRGEGFISNQGELKPYKSPAKVVLTGIGADEQLAGYSRHRVCFTKDGLEGLNKELEMELGRISSRNLGRDDRIIGDHGKEARFPFLDEDVVSFLSSLPVSEKADLTLPRGIGEKLILRLAAKELGLTASAVLPKRAVQFGSRIAKLESNSEKASDTCSRLKLPSVDEL from the exons ATGTGTGGCATTTGCTGTGTTGTTACCTTGTGCAGCCAGCGTGCGATCCATGATTTCCTCAGTGAAGACATCCTCTGCCATCTAAGAAGAAGAGGCCCAGACAGTAGCCAAGAGTTGATAAAAACTGTGTCTGATCTCTCTTATCAATGTCTGTTTTCAGGCCATGTACTTCACATGAGGGGACTGGTGACTCCTCAGCCTCTGGAAGATGCCAGTAACAATGTTTTTCTTTGGAATGGAGAAATTTTCAGTGGAGTGCATGTAGGAAATCTAGAGAATGACACTGAAGTAGTGTTTCATCATCTGGCTTCATGCAGCAGTGAAATGGACATTCTGTCACTCTTCTCATCACTTCAGGGTCCCTGGGCTTTTATTTATTATGAAGCAGGCAGCCACAGTTTATGGTTTGGCAGGGATTACTTTGGCCGTCGTAGTTTGCTTTGGCAGTTCAGTAATGAGGTTGACAGAGCTTTCTGTCTCTCATCTGTAAGTGGTTGTTCTGAATCAGGCAGCCAATGGCAAGAAGTCCCAGCATCTGGAATTTTCAAAATTGATCTCAAAGCTTGTGCAGCAACTAAATCTCTGTCTTTAACATGGTTTCCATGGAAGtacagctgcagagagaaagcAGTAGAAGAAACATGCATTAATGTTCTTGACCAAGTGTCAAAAGACTTACCAAACCACGTACATCTCGTGCTGAATGAATCAAAGCTGTGTCTTAGAGCACCAGTCATCcctttaaataaaacagtttcTAAAGCTTCAGGTGCATGTCCAAGCTCTAATTTTAGCAATATTAACGGTGTGGTTTCTGTAGAAACCCTTCAAGAATTTCTTGCAGAGGAACACAAGAAAAACTTAGCCTGTCAGTTTATTGATGTTTTAAATGAAGCAGTCAAGAGACGAGTCCTGTGTCTCTGTAGAGATCCAGATCAGATAACAAGAGAAGTTCCAAGCATGTCTCATAAGAGAGCACATATTGCAGTGCTCTTTTCTGGTGGCATTGACTCTATGGTTCTTGCAGCCCTGGCTGATAAACATGTGCCTTTGGAAGAGCCAATTGATCTTCTTAATGTAGCTTTCATGATGAAAGAGCAAGCTAAGCACAGGGGAACCACTAAAAGACAAACTGGCCATGAAGTACAGCTTCATTTGCTTTGTGCTCAAGAAAGCTCtcaagatgctgctgctgacactggTACTCCTTCATCCTGCTTTGATGTTCCTGACAGAATCACTGGTAGGGCAGGACTGAAGGAATTAGAAGCCATTAACCCTTCAAGAACCTGGAACTTTGTGGAAATTAATGTTACGTTAGAGGaattgaaaaaaatgagaaaagagcGTATTAATTACTTAATCTATCCACTGGATACAGTCTTGGATGACAGTATTGGCTGTGCAATTTGGTTTGCTTCCAGAGGAGAGGGCTTCATTAGTAACCAAGGAGAACTGAAACCATATAAAAGTCCTGCAAAg GTTGTGCTTACAGGAATTGGAGCAGATGAGCAGCTTGCTGGGTACTCTCGACATCGTGTTTGCTTCACCAAAGATGGCTTAGAGGGTCTTAATAAAGAACTTGAAATGGAGTTAGGGCGCATTTCTTCTCGAAATCTGGGCAGAGATGACAGGATCATCGGTGATCATGGAAAAGAAGCCAG GTTTCCTTTTCTTGATGAAGATGTTGTCTCATTCCTCAGTTCTCTGCCCGTCTCAGAAAAAGCTGATTTGACTTTACCTCGAGGAATTGGCGAGAAGCTGATTCTGCGCCTTGCAGCCAAGGAGCTGGGCCTGACAGCCTCAGCTGTTTTGCCAAAAAGGGCAGTACAGTTTGGATCTCGGATTGCAAAACTGGAGAGCAACAGTGAAAAAGCATCTGACACATGCAGCAGGCTGAAGTTACCTTCAGTAGATGAATTATAG